CAAGGACCATTGAACGGTGTTGTCGCGCCAGCCGATACATGCCGCCGGTCGACGCACATTCGTCGGCTGCCTCGATTACCTCCAGAGGACACTCCGGATGGACAACAACGAAAGACCCAGGATGTTCGCGGCGGACACGGCGGACGTCCTTGATCGTGAAGAATGCGTGGACATAACAGAAGCCTTCCCAGGGGATGATGTCTCGGCCGGTTTTGTGCGCAACGTAAAGGGCAAGGTTCTTGTCGGGCACAAATAGAATTTGCCGGCCGGCTGGAAGCGAGTTTGCAACCTTGACTGCGTTGGCTGAAGTACAGCAGATGTCGGATTCGGCCTTGACATCAGCCGGGGTGTTGATGTAGGCGAGTACGACCGCATCACCGAGTTCTTTCCGTTTCTCCCGAAGCGCGGCGGCGGAGATCATGTCGGCCATCTGGCATCCAGCCCGTGGTTCGGCCAGCACGACCTTTGAGTCGGGGTTCAGAAGTTTGGCGGTCTCGGCCATGAACCGTACTCCGCAGAATACGATGAGGGGCGAGTTTGTCTCGGCTGCGCGGCGTGAGAGCTCGAGCGAGTCGCCGATGAAGTCGGCCACGTCGTAGATTGCCGGCGGCTGATAGTTATGGCAGAGAATGATAGCGTTCTTCTGTCTTTTCAGCTTGAGAATTTCGGTGACGAGTTCAGATTTTCTCACCGTCGGGAGGTACGAACTCGGCGATTGGGGGCAGGGTGTCGGGGAACCCAGAATGTAGTCTCGTTCAACAGATGGACTACTTCGATGCCCTGTCTTGCCAGTTCATCAGTGATCGTACGGCGGTGGCAGCGCTCGGGACTGCGTTCGGCGCACAGGAGGCAGCACACGCGCTGCTCCAGCTTGCGGCGGATGATGTCAACCCACCGCTTGAACTTCTCAGTTTTTGCCCATGCGGCCAGGTCTCCGTCCTGGGGTCCACCCAGCTCGTTACCCAAGAATACGTAGTCAATCCCGTGTGCTGCACACAACGCCTGCAGCCCGTCGCGGCGGAAGTACTCTTCTCTTGCATCAGGAGAACGGCGCAGGTCGCACACGACCTGAATACCGTGTTTCACCAGGATGCGGGCAAAGTCGTACTCCGGCCGATGGTCGGTGCCGAGAGTGAAGATTCTCATTGGGCAACCGATGAATTGAATGGGAGTCCGGTGGTCATGTCAGCACGTGACGTGGAAAATACCGCACTTGGGAACACTCAGTTCGTTGTATATGAGAATTGCTTTGGGCGTCGGTGCAACGTGCAACTGGACACCGCAGGAGGCGAGGTGACGGCGGGTGGAATCTGGTACGGTGGCGACACCATACTGACCCGTACCGAGGACAATATCAGCAGTCGTGCCACACAATGCAGCGGTCGCTTCGGCTAGGCCAAACTCGTGATTCGAGCCGGAAAGCCGGTCGTAACGGTTTCCGACGCTGCCGTCTGGGAACACGACGATGTCGTGCTCGAACCGGCCGACATCAGTCTCAATCCAGCCAAAGCCGGTGCCGAGAATAGTCACAGTCT
This portion of the candidate division WOR-3 bacterium genome encodes:
- the nadA gene encoding quinolinate synthase NadA gives rise to the protein MRKSELVTEILKLKRQKNAIILCHNYQPPAIYDVADFIGDSLELSRRAAETNSPLIVFCGVRFMAETAKLLNPDSKVVLAEPRAGCQMADMISAAALREKRKELGDAVVLAYINTPADVKAESDICCTSANAVKVANSLPAGRQILFVPDKNLALYVAHKTGRDIIPWEGFCYVHAFFTIKDVRRVRREHPGSFVVVHPECPLEVIEAADECASTGGMYRLARQHRSMVLGTEAGMCQRIRRDFPNNECFPLRRTALCRNMKLTTLDKVLAALVGEVEEVTVPPEVAARARAAIERMLAVV
- a CDS encoding DUF488 domain-containing protein; translation: MRIFTLGTDHRPEYDFARILVKHGIQVVCDLRRSPDAREEYFRRDGLQALCAAHGIDYVFLGNELGGPQDGDLAAWAKTEKFKRWVDIIRRKLEQRVCCLLCAERSPERCHRRTITDELARQGIEVVHLLNETTFWVPRHPAPNRRVRTSRR
- a CDS encoding MTH938/NDUFAF3 family protein, which codes for MTILGTGFGWIETDVGRFEHDIVVFPDGSVGNRYDRLSGSNHEFGLAEATAALCGTTADIVLGTGQYGVATVPDSTRRHLASCGVQLHVAPTPKAILIYNELSVPKCGIFHVTC